A stretch of the Melanotaenia boesemani isolate fMelBoe1 chromosome 24, fMelBoe1.pri, whole genome shotgun sequence genome encodes the following:
- the slc19a2 gene encoding thiamine transporter 1, with protein MSVLYPTFLLCVYGFFSNLRPLEPFLTAYLMGPNKNLTETQVVNEIYPIWTYSYLVLLFPIFLATDYLCYKPVLVLQATSLVVTYAMLWKAQGMLAMQLLEFFFGLATASDVAYYSYIYSVVDSSHYQRVTSYCRSITLFGSAAGSLTGQLLLSVAQAELVHLVIVSLVSASVAFVAPWFLPMPKRSLFFHKSLGAAENRPCSASQTEREQDSDVHMPMISRPSEAGRSSSGLVDVLRMLFRDFVQCYRCRPLLAWSVWWALATCGYFQIINYAQPLWEKIRPSQDYEIYNGYVETASTLLGALAALLVGCLPVSWAQWGELALCLLSMLMAVCVFLMNLLENIWVSYGSYILFRATYMLLITVATYQIAASLNMQRYALVFGVNTFGALLLQSLLTLVVVDSAGLGLDVFTQFLIYGTYFAVISVIFLLAGLCTLASKRRHKEDVMADIQAEAESNSPLNGDVSSCTSMQGNPSASLSKNTG; from the exons GTTGTCAATGAAATCTATCCCATTTGGACGTACTCCTACCTGGTCCTCCTGTTCCCCATCTTCCTGGCCACAGACTACCTGTGCTATAAGCCTGTGTTGGTGCTGCAGGCCACCAGCCTGGTGGTCACCTACGCCATGCTGTGGAAGGCTCAAGGCATGCTGGCCAtgcagctgctggagttttTCTTCGGACTCGCCACGGCTTCCGATGTGGCGTATTACTCCTACATCTACAGCGTGGTGGACTCATCACACTACCAGAGAGTGACCAGTTACTGCCGCAGCATCACTTTGTTTGGATCGGCTGCTGGTTCTCTGACCGGTCAGCTCTTGCTCTCTGTGGCCCAAGCTGAGCTGGTCCACCTCGTCATCGTCTCTCTGGTGTCGGCCAGCGTGGCCTTTGTTGCCCCCTGGTTTCTCCCCATGCCCAAAAGGAGCTTATTTTTCCACAAAAGTCTGGGAGCAGCGGAAAACAGACCATGCAGCGCTTCCCAAACAGAGAGGGAGCAGGATTCAGACGTCCACATGCCCATG ATATCCAGGCCATCTGAGGCAGGAAGAAGCAGCAGTGGTCTTGTAGATGTGCTGCGGATGCTCTTCAGGGACTTTGTGCAGTGCTACAGATGTCGCCCCCTGCTGGCCTGGTCGGTGTGGTGGGCTCTGGCCACCTGCGGCTACTTCCAGATCATCAACTACGCTCAGCCTTTGTGGGAGAAAATTCGGCCGTCACAAGATTACGAAATCTACAACGGCTACGTGGAGACGGCGTCCACGCTGCTCG GAGCTCTGGCAGCTCTGCTGGTGGGCTGCCTCCCAGTGTCCTGGGCTCAGTGGGGGGAGCTGGCTTTGTGTTTGCTCTCCATGCtcatggctgtgtgtgtgtttctgatgAACCTGTTGGAGAACATCTGGGTTTCTTACGGCTCATATATCCTCTTCAGAGCCACCTACATGCTGCTCATCACCGTGGCAAC ATATCAGATCGCTGCCAGTCTCAACATGCAGCGATATGCTCTGGTGTTTGGAGTCAACACTTTCGGCGCTCTGCTGCTGCAGTCTCTCCTCACTCTGGTGGTCGTCGACTCAGCTGGTCTGGGCCTCGATGTTTTCACTCAG TTTCTCATCTATGGCACTTACTTCGCGGTCATCTCTGTGATCTTCCTCCTCGCCGGACTCTGCACTCTGGCCTCTAAGAGGCGCCATAAGGAGGACGTTATGGCTGATATTCAAGCAGAAGCAGAGTCAAACTCTCCTCTGAATGGTGACGTCAGCTCCTGCACAAGCATGCAAGGAAACCCATCAGCTTCTCTCAGTAAGAACACTGGATGA